A genomic stretch from Chryseobacterium sp. SNU WT5 includes:
- a CDS encoding purine-nucleoside phosphorylase, translating to MLRRIKETANFIKNIIQDTPDFAIILGSGLGKLKDEVEAIHILDYSEIPHFPQTTVTGHGGQLIYGTLEGKKVLIMSGRFHYYEGYDMQTVVFPYRVFHLLGIKNLILSNAAGGVNPAFKVADVMIINDHINMMPEHPLRGKNLDQLGPRFVDMSEPYNKKMIEVAVNIAQDLGIYVHQGCYVALQGPTFETPAEYGMIKAIGGDAVGMSTVPEVIVAKHQGMDCFGISIITDLGGPDIALAVSHDEVLHAAEKAMPNVIKIVKGLVKNYNV from the coding sequence ATGTTGAGAAGAATTAAAGAGACTGCCAATTTTATTAAAAATATTATTCAGGACACTCCTGACTTCGCCATCATTTTAGGTTCCGGCTTAGGAAAACTTAAAGATGAAGTAGAGGCGATTCATATTTTAGATTATTCTGAAATCCCTCACTTTCCACAAACTACGGTAACTGGACATGGTGGGCAATTAATCTACGGAACCCTAGAAGGTAAAAAGGTACTGATTATGAGCGGGCGATTTCATTATTACGAAGGTTACGACATGCAAACGGTAGTTTTCCCTTACCGCGTTTTTCATCTTTTAGGAATTAAAAATCTGATCTTATCTAATGCTGCAGGTGGCGTAAATCCTGCTTTCAAGGTAGCAGATGTAATGATCATTAACGATCATATTAATATGATGCCGGAACATCCCTTAAGGGGTAAAAATCTGGATCAGCTGGGACCTCGATTTGTAGACATGAGCGAACCTTACAATAAAAAAATGATTGAAGTCGCGGTAAATATTGCCCAAGATTTAGGTATTTACGTGCACCAAGGTTGTTATGTTGCTTTACAGGGACCGACCTTCGAGACTCCTGCAGAATACGGTATGATCAAAGCAATTGGTGGCGATGCAGTTGGAATGAGTACAGTTCCTGAAGTGATCGTTGCTAAACATCAAGGAATGGACTGCTTCGGAATTTCTATCATTACGGATCTTGGCGGACCCGATATCGCATTAGCAGTTTCACATGATGAAGTATTACACGCCGCTGAAAAAGCAATGCCGAATGTTATTAAAATCGTAAAAGGTTTGGTGAAAAACTATAATGTTTAA
- the lpxK gene encoding tetraacyldisaccharide 4'-kinase, whose amino-acid sequence MKRWYLYPFSLGYHLATSVRNIMYNWGISKSTQFKTPIINVGNLSVGGSGKSPMVMYIADLLSKHYRTGVLSRGYGRLTKGYGITNYDSNYKTVGDEAMQLFERFKNKFVIGVSEERVPGAKKMISDMDLNVLVLDDAYQHRAIKPGFNILMTDYNDPYFKDHLLPAGDLRESRRGARRAQIIMVSKCPDDLTDEKKQYYISRIKPQHYQKVFFSSIGYDENVYSRDKMLPDNNLGYYDILLITGIANPKPLLKHLARFSQKVKHLKFRDHHNFSDQDIKNIVEEYKKLGEYKLILTTEKDYVRLKTFDYLRDLVYYWPINVVIDKKEEFNQIILDYVEKN is encoded by the coding sequence ATGAAAAGATGGTATCTCTACCCTTTTTCCCTAGGTTATCATTTGGCAACGTCCGTTAGAAACATAATGTATAACTGGGGAATCTCTAAATCAACCCAATTTAAAACCCCGATAATCAATGTCGGGAATCTTTCTGTGGGCGGCAGCGGAAAATCACCAATGGTCATGTATATTGCCGATCTATTATCAAAACATTATCGAACGGGGGTTTTGTCTCGTGGGTATGGCAGACTGACCAAAGGTTATGGCATCACGAATTACGACAGCAATTATAAAACAGTGGGTGATGAAGCTATGCAGCTTTTTGAACGCTTTAAAAACAAATTCGTTATCGGTGTTTCTGAAGAACGCGTTCCTGGAGCCAAAAAGATGATCAGCGATATGGATCTAAATGTGTTGGTTTTAGATGATGCATATCAGCACAGAGCCATCAAACCAGGATTTAATATTTTAATGACGGATTATAATGATCCTTATTTCAAAGATCATCTCTTGCCCGCTGGCGATTTGCGTGAAAGCAGACGTGGTGCAAGACGTGCACAAATTATCATGGTTTCTAAATGCCCAGATGATTTAACGGACGAGAAAAAGCAATATTATATTTCCCGAATTAAACCTCAGCATTATCAAAAGGTGTTCTTCTCGAGCATTGGATATGATGAAAATGTTTATTCCAGAGACAAAATGTTACCTGACAATAATTTAGGATATTACGATATTTTATTAATTACGGGAATTGCCAATCCTAAACCTTTACTTAAACATTTAGCTCGCTTTTCACAAAAAGTAAAGCATTTGAAGTTCCGCGATCATCATAATTTCTCCGATCAGGATATCAAAAATATCGTAGAAGAATATAAGAAACTGGGTGAATATAAACTGATTCTCACGACTGAAAAGGATTATGTACGACTGAAAACTTTTGATTATCTTAGAGATCTTGTTTATTACTGGCCTATCAATGTGGTTATTGACAAGAAAGAAGAGTTTAATCAAATCATCCTTGACTATGTTGAGAAGAATTAA
- a CDS encoding alpha-amylase codes for MNATMIQFFHWYSVGNAQLYDQIKDSTTYLKELGISAVWLPPSYKGAGGGYSVGYDPYDLFDLGEFDQKGTVPTKYGTKEQYQDCCKNLQENGISVIADIVLNHKAGGDEKEKFNAVKVDPENRQINISEPFEIESYTKFTFPGRGENYSNFKWNYHCFSGVDFAEGQEAGIYQIINDHGYGWEEMVSDEKGNYDYLMYNNVDQRNPFVREELNKWGKWYHDQIHFDGVRLDAVKHQSPEFYQEWLYALRTNTGKNIFAVGEYWAPGELPLLEKYIEATKGSMSLFDSSLQHNFHEASLAGANYDLRKIFDNTLTQANPLLSVTLVDNHDTQPLQELEAPVEQWFKSLAYALILLRQDGYPCIFYPDLFGAHYTDKDKNGNDQEIFLNIVENIAELLKARQLFAYGNQRDYFEDADCLGWIREGDHEHQGCAVVLSNKDAYHKPMEMGTQYSGQIFYDFLGWFQEKVTIDENGWGNFPVPAGNVSVWVCEN; via the coding sequence ATGAACGCTACGATGATTCAATTCTTCCATTGGTACTCAGTTGGAAATGCACAGTTATATGACCAAATTAAAGACTCAACAACTTATCTAAAGGAATTAGGAATTTCTGCAGTTTGGCTCCCACCTTCATACAAAGGTGCTGGCGGAGGTTATTCAGTAGGTTATGATCCGTATGACTTATTTGATCTGGGCGAATTTGACCAAAAAGGCACAGTCCCGACAAAGTACGGAACGAAAGAACAATACCAGGACTGTTGTAAAAATTTACAGGAAAATGGTATTTCTGTGATTGCCGATATTGTACTGAATCATAAAGCAGGTGGTGATGAAAAAGAAAAATTTAATGCGGTAAAAGTTGATCCCGAAAACCGACAGATCAATATATCGGAACCTTTTGAAATAGAATCCTATACCAAATTTACCTTTCCAGGAAGGGGTGAAAACTATTCAAATTTTAAATGGAATTATCATTGTTTTTCCGGTGTGGATTTTGCCGAAGGACAAGAAGCTGGAATCTACCAAATCATCAATGATCATGGATATGGTTGGGAAGAAATGGTGTCGGATGAAAAAGGAAATTACGACTATTTGATGTATAATAACGTCGACCAAAGAAATCCTTTCGTACGTGAAGAATTGAACAAATGGGGAAAATGGTATCATGATCAAATACATTTTGATGGTGTTAGGCTAGATGCAGTAAAACATCAGTCACCGGAATTTTATCAGGAGTGGTTGTATGCATTACGTACAAACACAGGAAAAAATATTTTTGCAGTGGGCGAATATTGGGCACCAGGAGAATTGCCTCTTTTAGAAAAATATATTGAAGCTACTAAAGGATCAATGAGTTTATTCGATTCCTCCTTACAGCATAATTTTCATGAAGCTTCTTTGGCAGGAGCAAATTACGATTTACGTAAAATATTTGATAACACTTTGACTCAAGCAAATCCCCTTCTGTCAGTTACTCTGGTGGACAATCATGATACGCAGCCTTTACAAGAACTGGAAGCCCCCGTAGAACAATGGTTTAAATCTCTAGCATATGCATTAATTTTACTCCGACAAGATGGCTATCCCTGTATTTTCTATCCGGATCTATTTGGCGCCCATTATACCGACAAAGATAAAAATGGGAATGACCAGGAAATTTTTTTAAATATAGTAGAGAATATTGCAGAATTGTTAAAAGCTCGACAGTTATTTGCGTACGGAAATCAACGTGATTATTTCGAAGATGCTGATTGCCTAGGGTGGATTCGTGAAGGTGATCATGAACATCAAGGTTGTGCCGTAGTCTTGAGCAATAAAGATGCTTACCATAAACCCATGGAAATGGGCACGCAATATTCTGGACAAATTTTTTATGACTTTCTAGGATGGTTTCAAGAGAAAGTAACTATTGATGAAAATGGCTGGGGAAACTTCCCTGTGCCAGCAGGAAACGTATCGGTATGGGTTTGTGAAAATTAA
- the dinB gene encoding DNA polymerase IV, which produces MDAFYASVEQHDNPELRGKPLAVGGGMYGVVAAASYEARVFGIRSAMPGRQALERCPHLIVVKPRFNRYKEISQQIRSIFYEFTDLVEPLSLDEAYLDVTENKKDIESAQEIARQIRQRIFEVTGLTASAGISVNKFLAKVASNYRKPNGQKTIHPTQILEFMEELPIEKFHGIGKVTANKMHQLHIYTGKELKEKSLEELSSLFGKSGQYYYNVVRGIHHSKVKPNRIQKSVAVEETFWENLVDEEAVFKQLQIISEDLNNRLLKKEIKGKSLTLKIKYKDFTVYTRSRTQEEYYGNAQDFYLTAQKLWELRPFDKPVRLLGLSLSNLNTQEKKHISVQLKIPFEEFE; this is translated from the coding sequence ATGGATGCGTTCTACGCTTCTGTGGAGCAACACGACAATCCGGAGCTTCGTGGTAAACCTTTGGCGGTGGGTGGTGGAATGTACGGTGTAGTTGCCGCTGCAAGTTACGAAGCACGAGTATTTGGAATCCGTTCTGCCATGCCCGGACGACAGGCTCTAGAAAGATGCCCTCACTTAATTGTCGTAAAGCCTCGTTTTAATAGGTATAAAGAAATTTCCCAACAGATCAGAAGCATTTTCTATGAATTTACCGATCTAGTAGAACCTCTTTCTTTGGACGAAGCCTATTTAGATGTAACGGAAAACAAAAAAGACATAGAATCCGCACAGGAAATTGCAAGGCAAATCCGCCAGCGAATTTTCGAGGTAACAGGTTTAACTGCTTCTGCTGGCATCTCTGTAAATAAGTTCTTGGCAAAAGTAGCTTCTAATTACCGTAAACCAAATGGGCAGAAAACCATTCATCCCACTCAAATATTGGAATTTATGGAAGAACTTCCTATTGAGAAATTTCATGGTATTGGAAAAGTGACTGCTAACAAAATGCACCAGCTTCATATTTATACTGGTAAAGAATTAAAGGAAAAATCTTTGGAAGAACTTAGCAGTCTTTTCGGGAAATCTGGGCAATACTATTATAATGTAGTGCGTGGAATTCATCACAGTAAAGTAAAACCAAATCGCATACAGAAAAGTGTAGCCGTAGAAGAAACCTTCTGGGAAAATCTGGTTGATGAAGAGGCTGTTTTTAAACAATTACAAATTATTAGTGAAGATTTAAATAACCGCCTTTTGAAAAAAGAAATCAAAGGGAAATCCTTAACATTGAAAATTAAATATAAAGATTTCACCGTTTACACCAGAAGCAGAACACAGGAGGAATATTATGGAAATGCGCAAGATTTCTATCTGACTGCACAGAAACTTTGGGAACTCCGACCTTTTGACAAACCAGTTCGCCTGCTGGGACTATCACTTTCTAACTTGAATACGCAGGAGAAAAAACACATTTCTGTTCAGTTGAAAATTCCATTCGAAGAGTTTGAATAG
- a CDS encoding NYN domain-containing protein, with amino-acid sequence MTDDKLAVLIDADNVPYKNVKEMLEEISRNGTPTIKRIYADWTKPTVSGWKNVLLENAITPIQQYSYTTGKNSSDSALIIDAMDILYSEKVNGFCIVSSDSDFTRLATRLREAGMTVIGFGEKKTPKPFISACDKFIYLEILNNTEDSEKDSENTPTKKAEKPKTKKEPLSKVDSRNIKLITESINALGDEDGWTFLGNLGSFIIKKKPDFDPRNFGFPKLLPLIKSIGKIEIDERETGVNNIRHIYVRVK; translated from the coding sequence ATGACCGACGATAAATTAGCAGTCCTCATCGATGCGGACAATGTTCCCTATAAAAACGTAAAAGAAATGCTGGAGGAGATTTCCAGAAATGGAACGCCAACCATCAAAAGAATTTATGCAGACTGGACCAAGCCTACGGTTTCGGGCTGGAAAAACGTGCTTCTTGAAAATGCAATTACGCCCATTCAGCAATACAGCTATACTACGGGTAAGAATTCCAGCGATAGTGCTTTGATCATTGATGCTATGGATATTTTATATTCTGAGAAAGTAAATGGTTTCTGTATTGTGTCCAGTGACAGTGATTTTACAAGACTTGCGACCAGACTGCGCGAAGCCGGAATGACCGTTATTGGATTTGGGGAAAAGAAAACGCCAAAACCATTTATCTCTGCCTGCGACAAATTTATTTATTTGGAAATACTAAACAATACTGAGGATTCTGAGAAAGATTCTGAAAATACTCCTACCAAAAAAGCGGAAAAACCCAAAACAAAAAAAGAACCGCTTAGCAAAGTTGATTCGCGCAATATAAAGTTGATTACAGAAAGCATCAATGCTTTAGGAGATGAAGATGGGTGGACTTTTCTTGGAAACCTCGGGAGTTTTATTATCAAAAAGAAACCTGATTTTGATCCCAGAAACTTCGGTTTTCCTAAATTATTACCTTTAATTAAAAGTATTGGTAAAATTGAAATCGATGAGCGCGAGACAGGTGTGAATAATATCCGACATATTTATGTTCGAGTAAAATAA